In Deltaproteobacteria bacterium, one genomic interval encodes:
- a CDS encoding porin: protein MAAVLLFAWAGGAAAQTLQQRVETLEKKIGEGRGSVAEALGVEFHGFVAGNYSYNFNSPDSKANRLHVFDEDANTFALDQANLNIQRNKPEGLGFLVDLDFGKTAEVVGRFTRWSNGSSSESSNSFELRQAYLKYSIANTPFSLQAGKFVTFHGAEIIKAYNNQNYNISSGILFGNSIPFTHTGLVGTYTLPNELGSISAGVVNGWDNVVDNNDGKSAHAMLTLTPHPMVSFALSGTYGAEQSDSGRSKRLMVTPLVTIKPVEQLTLIIDYNYGNESDIALDSTPAPTGFKSVVPAAGSSMWQGIAGYVVVAATDELQVAVRGEIFDDPDGVRTGFQEDGFGPGATFWEVTPAVAYKITDGLTLRAEYRHDESDKRFFDKEERNIANGDSGLRGQDTVATELIYAF, encoded by the coding sequence ATGGCTGCTGTCTTGCTGTTCGCGTGGGCCGGTGGGGCGGCCGCGCAGACCCTGCAGCAGCGGGTCGAGACGCTGGAGAAGAAGATCGGCGAGGGCCGCGGTAGCGTGGCCGAGGCGCTCGGTGTCGAGTTCCACGGCTTTGTCGCAGGTAACTACAGCTACAACTTCAACTCGCCCGATTCGAAGGCCAACCGCCTCCACGTCTTTGATGAAGACGCCAACACCTTCGCCCTCGACCAAGCGAACCTCAACATCCAGCGCAACAAACCCGAGGGGCTCGGCTTCCTGGTTGATCTCGATTTCGGCAAGACCGCCGAAGTGGTCGGCCGCTTCACCCGCTGGAGCAACGGTTCAAGCTCGGAGAGCTCGAACTCCTTCGAGCTGCGCCAGGCCTACCTGAAGTACTCGATCGCCAACACCCCCTTCAGCCTCCAAGCGGGCAAGTTCGTCACCTTCCACGGCGCCGAGATCATCAAGGCGTACAACAATCAGAACTACAACATCTCGAGTGGGATACTGTTCGGCAACTCGATCCCATTCACTCACACCGGCCTCGTCGGCACCTACACCTTACCCAACGAGTTGGGCAGCATCAGTGCCGGGGTGGTGAACGGCTGGGACAACGTCGTCGACAACAACGACGGTAAGAGCGCCCACGCGATGCTGACCCTGACGCCACATCCGATGGTCTCGTTCGCGCTGTCGGGAACCTACGGGGCCGAGCAAAGCGACAGCGGCCGGTCGAAGCGGCTGATGGTTACGCCGCTGGTCACCATCAAGCCGGTCGAGCAGCTCACGCTCATCATCGATTACAACTACGGCAACGAGAGCGACATCGCGCTCGACTCGACGCCCGCGCCCACCGGCTTCAAATCAGTCGTCCCCGCCGCCGGCAGCTCGATGTGGCAGGGCATCGCCGGCTACGTGGTGGTGGCGGCCACGGACGAGCTGCAAGTGGCCGTGCGCGGCGAGATCTTCGACGATCCTGATGGCGTGCGCACCGGCTTCCAGGAGGACGGCTTCGGCCCCGGCGCTACTTTCTGGGAAGTCACCCCGGCGGTCGCCTACAAGATCACCGACGGTTTGACCTTGCGGGCGGAGTACCGCCACGACGAATCGGACAAGCGCTTCTTCGACAAAGAGGAGCGCAACATCGCCAACGGCGACAGCGGCCTGCGCGGTCAGGATACCGTGGCGACCGAGTTGATCTACGCTTTCTGA